The Miscanthus floridulus cultivar M001 chromosome 7, ASM1932011v1, whole genome shotgun sequence genome includes a region encoding these proteins:
- the LOC136465609 gene encoding putative disease resistance protein RGA4, which produces MAAVAAAFAGKAIAISTISYIITKAFDHLKDNKKAGGLKSTQTRLEKLLPQIQVVFDAVDTEQIRDQSEALDAWLWQLRDAVEEAEDALDELEYNKLEEEVKSRDSKVTGSLHKYKGKLVQKFNHTFNTGSLKRLTSAVKTLDEAVADVQRFLPVLNQFDNNKLKKHKQDVDFRNWRETSSLPQSLVLGREKERETIVHWLTKAGSGASERVVSNIPIFSIVGIGGLGKTTLAQVICNDDRVKDYFDLIIWACASYYFDVETLTRKILQDVTRQQINIVGLNALHNELKEKLSSKTFLLVLDDVWNDDRIDYWESFVRPLRYGKSGSKILLTTRMQSVADLAARAMQEECQSLKLSGLGEADLRDLLSMHAFSGVNPDDYRNLQQISKKMVGNLSGSPLAAKVLGGLLNSKRDSSTWNRMLTSSIHNIEQGKEGIMAVLRLSYQHLPTHLQACFRYCSLLGKDYEFTKEELVHLWMGSGLIQQLMFKRIAKNESSR; this is translated from the coding sequence ATGGCTGCTGTTGCTGCAGCTTTTGCAGGAAAAGCTATTGCGATATCAACCATCTCCTATATCATTACCAAGGCCTTCGACCACCTCAAGGATAACAAGAAAGCTGGAGGTTTGAAGAGTACCCAAACAAGGTTAGAGAAACTACTCCCTCAGATCCAAGTAGTCTTTGATGCCGTCGACACAGAGCAGATCAGAGATCAAAGTGAGGCGCTAGATGCTTGGTTGTGGCAGCTCCGGGATGCCGTCGAGGAAGCTGAGGACGCCCTTGATGAGTTGGAGTATAACAAGCTTGAGGAAGAGGTGAAATCGCGAGATAGCAAGGTGACTGGTTCTCTGCATAAGTACAAAGGCAAGCTTGTGCAGAAGTTTAATCACACGTTCAACACTGGATCTCTGAAGAGGTTGACGAGTGCTGTCAAGACTTTAGATGAGGCTGTTGCTGATGTGCAGCGTTTTCTCCCTGTTCTCAATCAGTTTGATAACAATAAGTTGAAGAAGCATAAACAAGATGTGGATTTCAGGAACTGGCGTGAAACAAGCTCACTGCCTCAAAGCCTGGTACTTGGcagagagaaggagagggagactATAGTTCACTGGTTGACCAAGGCTGGAAGCGGTGCATCTGAACGGGTTGTCAGCAATATCCCTATATTTTCTATAGTTGGGATTGGTGGACTGGGGAAGACAACACTGGCTCAAGTTATATGCAATGATGACAGGGTGAAAGATTATTTCGATTTGATCATCTGGGCTTGCGCTTCTTATTACTTTGATGTTGAGACATTAACAAGAAAGATTCTTCAAGATGTAACTAGACAACAAATAAACATTGTTGGTCTAAATGCTCTTCACAATGAGCTCAAGGAGAAATTGAGTTCCAAAACCTTTCTCCttgtgcttgatgatgtgtggAATGATGACAGAATAGATTATTGGGAAAGTTTTGTACGACCATTGAGATATGGGAAGAGCGGGAGTAAGATATTGCTCACAACTCGCATGCAGTCGGTAGCTGATCTTGCTGCAAGAGCAATGCAGGAAGAATGCCAGTCTTTGAAATTGAGTGGACTAGGAGAAGCTGACCTTCGTGATCTACTGAGCATGCATGCATTTTCTGGCGTTAATCCTGATGATTACAGAAATCTGCAGCAGATTAGCAAGAAAATGGTGGGAAATCTCAGTGGTTCTCCATTGGCAGCAAAAGTTCTTGGTGGATTGTTGAACAGCAAAAGGGACAGTAGCACTTGGAACAGAATGTTGACATCGAGTATTCATAATATCGAACAGGGTAAGGAAGGGATCATGGCAGTGTTGAGATTGAGTTATCAGCATCTACCAACTCATTTGCAGGCATGTTTCAGGTACTGCAGCTTACTTGGCAAAGATTATGAGTTTACAAAGGAAGAATTGGTCCACTTATGGATGGGTTCAGGATTGATCCAACAGTTAATGTTTAAAAGGATAGCAAAGAATGAAAGCAGTAGGTAG